One window from the genome of Spiractinospora alimapuensis encodes:
- a CDS encoding ribonucleoside-diphosphate reductase subunit alpha: protein MVESSTQTPSQVRPEETPVRVLRRDGSVSGFDADKISVALTKAFLAVEGDGAAASSRLHDLVSALTQEVQAALSRYSGPGTILHIEQIQDQVELALMRGGNHQVARDYVLYREQRSEARRAAAGTTTAPGAAQEPDLTVTHTDGTTHPLDWARVRTITEQACSGLDNIDPAVVLTEARRNLYDGMSTTELDEALTLAARALVERDPDYSRVSARLLLDQLRREALSHLAGEPRETDQEQIRDLYPSYFADYVHRGVELEMLAPELAGFDLDLLGEALHPERDLDFDYLGLQTLYDRYFLHTRGTRLELPQAFFMRVAMGLALNEDRREERAVEFYELLSSFDFMCSTPTLFNAGTTRPQLSSCFLTTVDDDLDSIFRAYRNNALLAKYSGGLGNDWTPVRGMGAHIKGTNGTSQGLVPFLKIANDTAVAVNQGGKRKGAACAYLETWHIDIEEFLDLRKNTGDDRRRTHDMNTAAWVPDEFMRRVEADADWWLFSPDEVPDLHDLYGPEFTERYRHYERAAERGELTVSRRVRAVELWRRILTMLFETGHPWITFKDPCNLRSPQQHAGVVHSSNLCTEITLNTSGDEVAVCNLGSVNLARHVTPEGLDTDRLRRTVRTAVRMLDNVIDINFYTIPEALRSNLRHRPVGLGLMGFADALVRQGIPQASVDAVEFADRSMEEISFHAIAASSDLARERGRYESFDGSLWSQGVLPIDSLRLLADARGDAEFDHSATLDWDGLRERVRREGMRNSNVMAIAPTATIANVCGVTQSIEPLYRNLYVKSNMSGDFTVVNPYLVRDLRRAGLWDAAMVADLKYFDGVLGPIDRIPAELKERYATAFEIEPRWLVAAAARRQKWIDQAQSLNLYLAEPSGRKLDELYRSAWRSGLKTTYYLRSSSATSVEKSTLRGTDGRLNAVPATVAGTAPPEGPAICSVDDEGCEACQ from the coding sequence GTGGTTGAGTCATCCACCCAGACACCGAGTCAGGTCCGGCCCGAGGAGACGCCGGTTCGCGTCCTGCGCCGGGACGGATCGGTGTCGGGTTTCGACGCCGACAAGATCTCGGTCGCGCTCACCAAGGCGTTCCTCGCCGTGGAGGGAGACGGCGCGGCCGCGTCGTCGCGACTGCACGACCTGGTGTCCGCACTGACCCAGGAGGTCCAGGCCGCACTGTCGCGGTACTCCGGACCGGGCACGATCCTGCACATCGAGCAGATCCAGGACCAGGTCGAACTCGCCCTGATGCGGGGCGGCAACCATCAGGTCGCGCGGGACTACGTGCTCTACCGGGAACAGCGCTCCGAGGCCCGCCGCGCCGCCGCCGGCACTACGACCGCCCCCGGCGCGGCCCAGGAACCTGACCTGACCGTGACCCACACCGACGGCACCACCCACCCGCTGGACTGGGCGCGGGTACGCACCATCACCGAGCAGGCGTGTTCGGGACTGGACAACATCGATCCGGCCGTCGTCCTGACCGAGGCCCGACGCAACCTCTACGACGGCATGAGTACCACCGAGCTCGACGAGGCGCTGACCCTCGCCGCTCGCGCGCTCGTGGAACGCGACCCGGACTACTCGCGGGTCAGCGCCCGCCTTCTCCTCGACCAACTGCGCCGCGAGGCCCTGTCCCACCTGGCCGGCGAGCCCCGAGAGACCGACCAGGAACAGATCCGCGACCTGTACCCGTCCTACTTCGCCGACTACGTCCACCGCGGCGTCGAGCTGGAGATGCTCGCCCCCGAGCTCGCCGGGTTCGACCTCGACCTGCTGGGCGAGGCGCTGCACCCCGAGCGAGATCTGGACTTCGACTACCTGGGGCTGCAGACCCTCTACGACCGCTACTTCCTGCACACGCGCGGCACCCGCCTCGAGCTGCCACAGGCGTTCTTCATGCGGGTCGCGATGGGGCTGGCGCTGAACGAGGACCGGCGTGAGGAGCGTGCGGTCGAGTTCTACGAACTGCTCTCCTCGTTCGACTTCATGTGCTCCACCCCCACGCTGTTCAACGCGGGGACCACTCGGCCCCAGTTGTCGTCGTGCTTCCTGACCACGGTCGACGACGACCTGGACTCGATCTTCCGGGCGTACCGCAACAACGCGCTGCTCGCGAAGTACAGCGGGGGGCTCGGCAACGACTGGACCCCGGTGCGGGGTATGGGCGCCCACATCAAGGGCACCAACGGCACCTCCCAGGGGCTCGTCCCGTTCCTGAAGATCGCCAACGACACGGCCGTCGCGGTCAACCAGGGTGGGAAACGCAAGGGCGCCGCCTGCGCGTACCTGGAGACGTGGCACATCGACATCGAGGAGTTCCTCGACCTGCGCAAGAACACCGGCGACGACCGGCGTCGGACCCACGACATGAACACCGCCGCCTGGGTGCCGGACGAGTTCATGCGCCGGGTCGAGGCCGACGCCGACTGGTGGCTTTTCTCCCCCGACGAGGTTCCCGACCTGCACGACCTGTACGGGCCGGAGTTCACCGAGCGGTACCGGCACTACGAGCGGGCGGCCGAACGGGGCGAGCTGACGGTGTCCCGCCGGGTCCGCGCCGTGGAGCTGTGGCGTCGCATCCTCACCATGCTGTTCGAGACCGGGCACCCGTGGATCACCTTCAAGGACCCGTGCAACCTGCGGTCACCGCAGCAGCACGCGGGCGTGGTGCACTCCTCCAACCTGTGCACGGAGATCACCCTCAACACGAGCGGCGACGAGGTCGCGGTGTGCAACCTTGGCTCCGTCAACCTCGCGCGGCACGTCACCCCCGAAGGGCTGGACACCGACCGGCTGCGGCGCACGGTGCGCACGGCGGTGCGGATGTTGGACAACGTGATCGACATCAACTTCTACACGATCCCCGAGGCACTCCGGTCCAACCTCCGGCATCGGCCGGTGGGACTCGGGCTGATGGGCTTCGCCGACGCGCTCGTGCGGCAGGGAATCCCCCAGGCCTCCGTGGACGCCGTGGAGTTCGCCGACCGCAGCATGGAGGAGATCAGCTTCCACGCCATCGCGGCCTCCAGCGACCTCGCGCGTGAGCGGGGCCGCTACGAGTCCTTCGACGGGTCCCTGTGGAGCCAGGGGGTGCTGCCGATCGACTCGCTGCGGCTGCTCGCCGACGCCCGGGGGGACGCCGAATTCGACCACTCCGCCACCCTGGACTGGGACGGGTTGCGCGAGCGGGTGCGGCGCGAGGGGATGCGCAACTCCAACGTGATGGCCATCGCGCCCACCGCGACGATCGCGAACGTCTGCGGGGTCACCCAGTCCATCGAACCGCTGTACCGCAACCTGTACGTGAAGTCGAACATGTCCGGTGACTTCACCGTGGTCAACCCGTACCTGGTGCGGGATCTACGGCGGGCCGGCCTGTGGGACGCGGCGATGGTCGCCGACCTGAAGTACTTCGACGGGGTGCTGGGCCCGATCGACCGGATCCCGGCCGAGCTCAAGGAACGGTACGCGACGGCGTTCGAGATCGAACCGCGCTGGCTGGTCGCAGCCGCGGCGCGTCGACAGAAGTGGATCGACCAGGCGCAGTCGCTGAACCTCTACCTGGCCGAGCCCAGTGGCCGAAAGCTGGACGAGCTCTACCGGTCGGCGTGGCGCAGCGGACTCAAGACGACCTACTACCTGCGCTCCAGCAGCGCGACCTCGGTGGAGAAGAGCACGCTGCGTGGAACCGACGGCAGGCTGAACGCCGTCCCCGCCACCGTCGCCGGAACCGCTCCCCCGGAGGGCCCGGCCATCTGCTCGGTGGACGACGAGGGGTGTGAGGCGTGCCAGTAG
- a CDS encoding type II toxin-antitoxin system Phd/YefM family antitoxin has protein sequence MTVEVSAHAATGHVSWLLERVATGEKVVIFDAGRPVAELVSHRPAPVEIGAFAHEVSYDDTEFEELDPDIQRLFYGDDAAD, from the coding sequence ATGACGGTCGAGGTGAGCGCCCACGCGGCGACGGGGCATGTGTCTTGGCTGTTGGAACGCGTCGCCACCGGTGAGAAGGTCGTGATCTTCGATGCTGGTCGGCCCGTCGCCGAACTCGTGTCGCACCGCCCGGCTCCGGTGGAGATCGGAGCCTTCGCGCACGAGGTGTCCTACGACGACACCGAGTTCGAGGAACTGGACCCCGACATCCAGCGGCTCTTCTACGGGGACGACGCCGCTGACTGA
- a CDS encoding ribonucleotide-diphosphate reductase subunit beta, translating into MTAETRPVDTSGLGAIDRQAGRVDVDDKAMINARADVNQLLPMKYGWAWEKYLAGCANHWMPTEVSMHADIALWKSPDGLTDDERLMLKRNLGFFATAESLVANNIVLAIYRHITNPECRQYLLRQAFEEAVHTHTFQYICESLGLDEGELFNAYREIPAIADKDSWALRHTQHLEDPDFTTGSDARDQAFLRDLIAFYVIFEGMWFYTGFAQILALGRRNKMIGIAEQYQYILRDESIHLNFGIDCVNQIKRENPHLWTPEFQREVSGMLVEACELEVAYGRDTLPRGILGINAEQCERYMRFITNRRCAQLGLSPVFAEVDNPFPWMSETIDLKKEKNFFETRVTEYQSGASLSWD; encoded by the coding sequence ATGACCGCAGAGACCCGCCCCGTCGACACCTCCGGCCTGGGCGCTATCGACCGCCAGGCCGGCCGCGTTGACGTGGACGACAAGGCGATGATCAACGCCCGCGCCGACGTGAACCAGCTTCTGCCGATGAAGTACGGCTGGGCGTGGGAGAAGTACCTGGCGGGGTGCGCCAACCACTGGATGCCGACCGAGGTCTCCATGCACGCCGACATCGCGCTGTGGAAGTCCCCCGACGGGCTCACCGACGACGAACGGCTCATGCTCAAGCGCAACCTCGGGTTCTTCGCGACCGCGGAGTCCCTCGTCGCCAACAACATCGTGCTCGCCATCTACCGCCACATCACCAACCCCGAGTGCCGCCAGTACCTACTCCGGCAGGCGTTCGAGGAGGCCGTGCACACCCACACCTTCCAGTACATCTGCGAGAGCCTCGGCCTGGACGAGGGCGAACTGTTCAACGCCTACCGCGAGATCCCCGCCATCGCCGACAAGGACTCCTGGGCCCTGCGCCACACCCAACATCTGGAGGACCCGGACTTCACCACCGGCAGCGACGCCCGCGACCAGGCGTTCCTCCGGGACCTCATCGCCTTCTACGTGATCTTCGAAGGGATGTGGTTCTACACCGGGTTCGCCCAGATCCTCGCACTGGGACGCAGGAACAAGATGATCGGCATCGCCGAGCAGTACCAGTACATCCTCCGCGACGAGTCCATCCACCTGAACTTCGGCATCGACTGCGTCAACCAGATCAAGCGGGAGAACCCGCACCTGTGGACCCCGGAGTTCCAGCGGGAGGTGTCCGGCATGCTCGTCGAGGCGTGCGAGCTGGAGGTCGCCTACGGACGCGACACCCTCCCCCGCGGCATCCTCGGCATCAACGCCGAGCAGTGCGAACGCTACATGCGCTTCATCACCAACCGCCGATGCGCCCAACTGGGGCTGTCACCGGTTTTCGCCGAGGTCGACAACCCGTTCCCCTGGATGTCGGAGACCATCGACCTGAAGAAGGAGAAGAACTTCTTCGAAACCCGCGTCACCGAGTACCAGTCCGGCGCGTCGTTGAGCTGGGACTGA